DNA sequence from the Borrelia puertoricensis genome:
TTATCTTTTCTTTTTATACCACTATTTTGTTTGGCTACTAAATACCCTTGAAAATTATTTGTAATAGGTATTACTGTTGCTATGCCAGTAAACTCATCTATATCACTGCATATTCCATATAGATCATTCTCACCACCAACCTCAACATGTGGTTCATAGTGTGGATTGTTATTAGAAGTACTTGGATTTTCTACAACTAGTTTTACTCCTCTTTTGTATGGATAACCTTTGACAGGATAATTTTCTAATTTGTCTTTACTACTAGTTACAGTCCCACCTTGGTTGGCAAAGTGTAAATTTTTATCCCTAAAATCAACTTTATTACTAAAAACCCCTGCATCACTAATAGGATTTTTCATTAACTTTTTAATACTATTAGCTTTCTCTTCATATTGTTGTACTAACTGAGTTACATTTGACATATGTAAATCTTCTCCTTTAACCAATGGCTTTATTTCCATAAAGAGCTATTTTAACTAAATTTAATGTATACTCATCATTGCTTTTCTTACTCTCATCATTAGTAAGTTGTATTGTAAATTTATTTGATAATGCTATAGCATTAATTTTGACTGATGAGGTATTAGATGATTTAACAGCTTCTCCATTAGAATTAAAATCTAATTTATCACCTATCTTAAAACTATCAGAGCTTTGGGCAATTACATATCCAGTAAAATTATTCGTAATAGGAAGTATAGTTGCTACATTAGTATAAGGATCAATATCAACACATATTCCATACATGTTATTCCCATCACTAACTTCAACTTGAACTTCGTCATTTTTTTTTAGTATCTGTCTCTACTTTTAGCTTTACTGCACGCTTATATGGAAATCCTAAAGCTGGGTATTCTTCTAATTTATCTGTACTACTTGAGAGAGATTGTGAAATTGCATCTACTCTTATGTTTTTATCTTGAAAAGTAGTTGGTGCTTTAAACACAGCAGCTTGAGTATCAAAACTCTTAAAGTATTTCCTTAATTTTAAGATAATCTCTTTAAGTGACTTACCTTCAGTAGTTTCTTCTAATATTGGGGTGCTTCTTTTACTTCGTCTTTTTGATCTTGTAGAATCCTCTTGTAATTGGGATTCTTGTAATAGATTCTTAAAAAGCTCTTGATCTTCTGTATCACTTAAATCAATATCACCCATTTGAAAATCAGTTTGAGTATCATGATCACTTCTAAGTTCATCTTTTGATGGGTTTGCTTTGCTAGTCACTATTCTTAACTACCTCTGTTTCCACATATACTTACTAATGCTATGTATAAGTTAGTATTAACTTGAAATGCCTTTGATAAGGCTATTCCATTAACACCACCTGAACTGCTGTTATTTTCAACTTCACCATCTGTATTAATTTTAATTTTATTTCCAGGATTAATTGAACTTTGACTGCTCTGTTTTACTACTAAATATCCCGTAAAATTATTTGTTATTGGCAGTACAGTTGCTATACCAGTAAAGTCATCAATATCTATGCATATACCATATAAATCAGTACCACCCCCAGCTTCTACACAAGGTTCAGTATTATCACTTGCCTCATAAGATAACTTAACACCACGTTTGTATGGATATCCTTTAACAGGATAATTCTCTAACTTATCTACTTTTGAAGTGATACTTCCACCAGAATTAGCAAAGGTTAAATTCTTATCTCTAAAATCAACATTATTACTAAAAAGACCAGGATCCCTATTTGGATTTTTCATTAGGTCTTGTATTTCTTTTACCTTTTTATCATATTCTTCTTTAAGTTTTGTTATAGTCTCTGACATGCATATATCTCCTTAAGCTGTTTTTTTCTCTTTAAGGTTATAAAACTCATGTATTCTATCTTTATAAGCATTTGCAACAGAAATATTAAATTCATCAAAGTTAACTGGTGAGAACCCTGAATCTAATAATGATATTCTATTCTCTATTTTAGAGATAATATCACCACGCTTAGAATCAATATTACTTGCAGCACGTTTTCTCATACTTATATTTACTTTTGCTAAAGATACAAGTTGTTCTAATATCTCTCCATCTAAATGTTCAAAATTATCTAGCTTGGAAATAGCTTTTATTTGTTCTTTAGGAACAAATTTTCTCACTAACTCTCTTCTTTGTGCTTGCATTATTTCTTTCAGTGAATAACCTTTAGAAAGAAGAGTATCTTTATCAAAATGCTTGCTTAAATGTGCTTTTGCTAATTGATCAATTTCATTTATCTTTTCAGCTTCTAAGAGTAACTGTTTCTCTACTCGCTCTCTATCTTCCGCATTTGCAAGTTCACGTGCAATTCGGTCATTTATACTTAATTTATTAACCCTTTCATCTTCTCGAGTTACCTTTTCTTTAAGCTGCATATACTCTTCAAACTCTTCTTGACTTATACGTTTAAACTTATCAGAAGAGCTATTATCATTAGTCTGTATTACTACTTCTTCTGTATTTACATCTGAATCTTTTTCCATGAAAACTCCTTAACCTAAATTGAAAATAATTTTTCTTTTAGCTTTGATATCTCATCTTTGCTTAAAACACTTTTATTTATAAGTTCACTATATTTACCGAAAAATTCTATTAATTTGAGATCTCTATCTACTCTCTCTTCTTCACTAAGCATAACAAGAGAATTAAATTTCATCTCTAAATCAAAATACCTAGATAGTTTAATATTGACAGCAATCTCTACTGCTTCTTGTATTCCTTTAAGAAAATCATAATAATTGGATCTATCTCCCTTCCCATCATTTCCCAAACCTTTAGTCTGTTCATTAAAACTTCGAGTTAGTGGCTCTTTTGTATCTGCTCCTATCTTAGCTTTTACTAATGCCAATGCCTCTTTTAAATAAGACAAATCATACTTAATTACCTCTAATGATGCATCTGTTGTTGAAGTGTAAAATATTCCTTCATTATTTAAACTTGACTTTAATCTCTCTATTTCTCTTGAGAGACTATCATTAATACTCTTAAGATCAGATATGCTGTTATTATCCTGTCTTTGTCTTTGAAATAGACCTGCAAATAATCCATTATTACTATTATTTCTATGTGTTAAGCTGTTTAATGATGCAGTTGCATTTGATAGTGCATCTTGAAGTCCAACTAATGCTTCATCTTTATAAAAAAGAAAATTATGTGTCTCTATTCTCTTATCTATCTGTGTATAAATTTTCTCAAGTAGATAAATATTAAGTAAAAAACTTTCACTATAACATGGTATGTAACGTTTTAAGATATAATCATAATTATCAAAAATTATTACCCTACTCTTATGTATCTTAACTAAAGAGTAAGAAGTATTTCCTTCTTTTACTGTGTAAGTAATATACTGGTCATAAATGCCCAAATCTTTAACTAAATTGAAATCTAGATATTTAAATCCAATGGGCAATTCAGAATTTACTTCTTCTTCTAATTCTGTCAGTTCATCACGAGTTAGAACTAAAATATATCCTGCACCATTAAATCTATAACTAATTATAAGATTTAAAAGAGCATCTTTAAGCTCTCTTTTAAGTCTTGCTATCTCAGATTCACTAATATTATCTAAACTTGCAAGATGAATACCATTCTTCAGTGCATCCTCAGCAGGATTCTCTATATAGTTCCTAAAAACAAGCGAATATTTATATAATTCCAAAGGACAGATCTTATTTGATCGTTTCTTTATTTCATCAAAATAATACAAATTTGTTCCTTTAATTTCAGTTTGCATATAGATTGTAGCAAAAATAATAGTTTTTGTCAAAATAAAAGAAACAAATACAGATACAATAATATATAGATATTTTATTGTATCTGTACTAATTGGGGGGGGAAATAAAAATTATTTCAATAATAATGCTAATAAAATACCTAAAGTAAGAGTTATGATAGTACCAAACATCCAATTATGGAGTTTAGATGTGTTTTTAAATTCTAATGTAGATTTCTCTATCTTATTATCAAGTTCATTGAATTTAGTATCTATCTTATTATCAAGTTCATTGAATTTAGTATCTATCTTATTATCAAGGTCCTTAATATCAGATTTTAATTCACTTCTGACTGTATCTATCTTGTTATCAAGTTCATTGAATTTAGTATCTATCTTATTATTAAGATTATTCTCAACTGCATCTATTTTATTGTCAAGGTCTCTAATATCAGATTTTAAAGTTGTCTCAACCCTTTGAATCTCAGATTGTAAGAGAGCTTCAACTTTTTCAAGCTTAAGGTTAAAGTTACTCTCAACGGTGTCTATTTTTTTATCGAGTTCATTAAATTTAGTATCTATTTTGGTATTAAGCTCATCCTTAACACTACTAATCCCATCTTCTAAGTGTTTCAATTTTATATCAAAGTTTTCTTTTAAGAATTCAATGTCTTTATAAGTCAGCTCATTACGATAATACCTATAAGACAGGTCAATAGCAATATCTCTCTTAATACCGGCTTTAGTAAGTTCAGCTATAACCATTTGCTGAGTAATAACTCGTTGAGCAAGTCCCATAAAAACACTCCTTATGTAATTATTATATAATATTTTAACGGTTATAGGAACCTTATTTTAGTAAAATGAGCTTTAAGAGTACGCATACTTAGAGTCAATAACATATATGATGCTGATAGGCTATCTAATGAATCATCATCACTCTTCCCATCTCCTTTGTACTTATAAATATCAGATATAGCTGACTTACTTGAATAATCCATAATACTAAGTTTAGATGTTGCAAATGGCTCTATTAATGTAGCAATTCTAGTAAATTTATTACTTATAGGTTTAATTGGAGCAATTTTAAAATTATGACTCATACCCACCCTAAGTTTAAGAAATATTTTAGTCACATTCCCATGCCCAGAAACGTTATCCCTATCTTCAACATATAGTTTGTGTACATTAAGATTTGTAAGTATAGTTTTAATTGTATTTAACATCTTAGGATCACCTACTGGTAACTTTTCTTGAAAAATAAACGCATAATAACTTTGATCTACTCGCTCCAAAACACAAAGGGCTGTATTATCTCCTCCTATACTATATGCAGGATCTAAATATGCTATTGGGGATATAAATTCATGCTTACTTGTAAGATTAACATTAGTAAATATCGCATCACAGGACGAGACCCATTCTCCAAGTAGAACCCTTGCTTTATATGTTGGAATGTCCTTGTAAATCTCTTCTTGGGTTTTAATAAAATCCCGAGAAATTAATTCATTATCATATGTTGTAAAGTTATATGTAGAGTAAATTTTTGTATTATCAATATAATCAAGCTTAAAGAAATGTTCAGGACTATCTGGATTGGTATCAAATATAATTGCCTGCATTCCTACTCTAAGCCTTTTTAAACATTCTATTAATGTTTCTTTATGCAGTGTAGTTGCTTCATTAACGTAAATAAGCGCTGAATTAGAGCCTCTAAACCGCTCAAAATCACTTGCCCTATCACCACCATACAAATTAACTCTTAGTGAGTCTATTTCAAAATATGATGTATTAGAAAATTTTGGCCTAAAGGGTATTTTAAGCATACTAGCAATATCTTCTAACTCACTCATAACATTAATCTCTAATGATTTTTGGGAATTTCCTATTATAAAATTATTAGTATTTCTTTTATACACATTCCTATTTGTAAGCAGTATTTTTAAGAATAGATAACATGCTAGAAATGTTTTACCGCTAGCAATCCCACCTGAGAGGATAATTTTACTTTGATTATTCTTCTCGATATTACGTACTACTTTAAGTTGTTTTTTAGTTAAATATTTACTTTCAAACCCTTTAAAATCAACCTCCAATGCTTTAGGCTTAATAAAATCCATTATATCAATACCAAAATCACGCTTGTACTCTCGCTGCATTTCTTTAAATATAGGCAGCTTATATATATCCATTACCATATCCTTTAAATTTGTAATTTAGAGCGCACATCTGTATCAGTAGCTTTAAGCTTTAGCATTGTCTTGTAACATAGTGACATCTTCTTAAGTTCTCTCTCCCTTTTAAGCTCATCGAGTTTAAGTTTTAACTCTTCAAGCTCACGACTCTCTTCTTCTGAATGTGCAACTTTTTTACTTAAAGTCTTCTTATAAAGATTGTTAATTTGAGACTCGAGTTCTTCTATTTTGTAATTATGAGTTTTAAGTTCTAACTCTAAATAACGACTAAATGAATTTATAAATTCTAGTCCCAACATACTTTTAGCCATACTAAACTGACTTTTAAGATCACGCGCCTGGGCTGTACTTTGTGATGCATGAAATAATATATTATTTAAAGTATCTTCACAAATAGTAAGCTTAGCAGTACCATTAATATACTCAGGGTCATCCTTAATCTCTTCCCATTTGCGTCTCATCTTTCCTACATTAACACGACTAACTCCAAGCTCTTTTGCTATCCTTGCGTCATTAAGCTTCCCTTCTCTAAAATACACAACATAATCATCTAATGATTTCTTTATCCTGCTCATACCTTTTAATATAAGTTAACTAATAGGTTAACAAAAATATATTTAACATAAAATTTATAACAAAACAATAAATTTTACAAAAACAATTAATACTTACAAGTACATGTACATTAAAGATCTGTAAATAAACATATAATACTATATTCAGTTATAATAAATTGAAAAGGAGAATTTTAATATGAAAAAATTTTTGACTTTAGTATTTACAAATATATTCTTTATGTACTCTTGCAATGGACCTAAGACTGATGCTAGTTTGCATGGTACAAAACTTCATGAAAGAAATGAACATGAAAGAAATGAACATGAAAGAAATGAAGCTGATCAAATTAAAATCACTAATGATCAAATGTACAACTTATTAAAGAGAATAACCAAGGATACCCATAAAGACGTTCACTATACTGTAAGAAACAAATTAATAGAATTTTTTACTTGGATTGAAAGTAATCCACAAAAACAAAAAGAAATTATAAATGCTATTGCTCCTATTTATGACTTTTTAGATAAAAAAAGACAAAAATTAGCCAGTCATATGACTTTTGAAGAATATATAATAGACGGAGCCTCTCGTCTTGCATATGATAACTATAACAACCAATATGGCCCCCACATTGATGATGACTCATATAACAATTATAACAATTATGTGAGTAAGCTTTTTAACGAAATTGGTGCTCCAATATTGAATTTATCTAAAACCAATGAAGAAACATTTGAAAAGGTAAAAAAATTATTGAGCGAAGGACGAACAGATAAATATCCACATGAATTGTTAAAAGGATGGGACTAAAATTAAACAAATAAAAAGTAATAATTTAAGTGATAAAGATAAAAACACATCCAAAAATTAAAAAAGATATTTAATAAAGATTTAAATAAAATATCATCATCAATGATCAAAATAAATCAATAAAAACTCTTATAAAATTTGATAGGGGAAATAAGTTATAAATTAAACTCGTTATAAAAATGGTAAGAGTAACTATAAAAGTAAACTTTAAGTTAACAGAGATAGAGAATTTAAATTTTGTACTAAGTAATCCATCATTGCAAAGTTGAAAGGTACTAAAGCGACAGATAAAGTAAACAGAAAGTAAAATTATAAGTATTTGTTAATAACAATGGAAATAAAACTAGTTATATTCCCTAAATTCTCAAAAAAATATCCTTTATATTTATTACAAATATGTATAAGAGCATATTTTCTATACAATGTAGACCTTTAAAAATTGACTCTACGTGTAAGTATTTGCTAATATTTTTTACACAAGTTTAGTAATTTTTATAATATTTAGTTAACTTTAAAATTACATGATAGTGAATGATTTACTTAAAGAAAAAATAAAAAATTTAATTAAAGAAAATGAACTCTTAAGAGAAGAACTGTTGTTAATTACCAATCCTTCTAAAAAGCAAATTATTACTAAACCCAAAACTAGATTTTATCTTAATGACAAGACAATTAGACTCGTAAAACGCTCTATAGAGAGACTTAAAAGTCTAGACCCCATTTCAGGATGGTTTGTACACTTACTCTCAGTTACTGGTTGTAGGGGTGTTGAGGTACAAAATATAAAACTTGACCAGATATCAAAAGAAAAAGGTAGTAATAATGAACTACTCTATAGCCTGCGTGTTAATGTTGCAAAAAAGAGAAGAGGTGTTTGCATAAGAGAAGTTGTAATTAATAAAGATGAATTTGACGCTATTATGAGGGCCCATAAAACTTATTTCGAAAAAAAGGGGTATGGATGCAAGACGTACATATCTATTTCAAAAAAGTAAGATTAGATTTCGTGATAATAAAATTAATATAAAAAAGATTACCGAAAAATTTAAAGAATTACTCATTAAGGGAGGATTTAAAGAAAGAAAATCTCTTCATTTATGTAGAAATATATTCATAGCTACTCTAAAATCACGTGGTTATAATGCATTCCAAATAAAAGAACTTATGAAATATTCATCTACTTCTGAGATTGATAATGTTTATGGTCTCTCAAGTGCAAGTAAAATACAGGCTTACAAAGATATCAAAACTAGCTTGAAATAAATTTTGCTAAATATCTATTTTTTTACAAAATATTATGTATAATAAATACAGCTTATTTATAAAATTTTTATATTAACCTTTTACCATTAAAAAAAAGAGACCGGAGAGTCTCTTTTTTTTATAAATAGAGATTTATATTTTTCTAAACACACGTTTAGACGTAACATTATACTCCCTTCCTCGCTCTTTAAGAGAGAGTGAATCATAAAGTACAGAAGACAAATTAGTTGCTATAAAATGATATCCTGGTGTATTTTTAATTTTAACTTCACTTATCTCAAATTCTCCATCTAAACATCTGTAAGCAGGGCCCTCCCACCTCACACTTGCACTGATATCAAACCGTCTCAGTACAGCGCATGGATTTAGAATATAACAATTACTTCTCATACACCCTGACTTAACAAAGTTATGATAATTCCTATTTATATCAAGAACACTAAACTGCAACTTTTTAAAAACTGATACGTAATAATGAAGAGATAAAAAGTAACATCCCCACTGACGTACTTCTGAGACTAAATTTGGATTATTTTGCGTTATTCTCATATATAATCTCACTTACAATCTTTATTTTTTAAACCACCACCCCTACTTCCCTTAACTTAAATATAGATATTAAAAAGGAATATCTTCATAAAACTCATCTTCAAGCTTATTCTCATTAATATCTTGTGTTTTAATTGATGAGTTTAAGACGCAAATATCATTTACCAAAATACTGTATTTACTCTTACCCTCACCTGTACGCTTATCATTCCAACTTGAATAAGATAGGGCTCCACTAAGTACAACTTGAACCCCTCGTTTAAGTAAAGCAGCAAGACTCTCAGCTCTAGCTCCAAAAATCACACAGTCAAAAAATTGAGCCTGTCTTTTAACACAGTTATTCTTCTTTACACCTCTATTATTAGCTAGTGTAAATTTTAATATAGGAAAACTATTACTAGTATAAATAACCTCACAGTTTCTTGTTAAACGACCAGACATACTTAATGAGTTAATATCAAACACCAGGACTCTCCTCATCATGAAGCCTACTTAAAAGTTCCATACGTCTTAAATCACAATCAAGTCTCTCAAGATTTTCTAAAAATTCTCGTCTTGCATAATAAGCTTGAATGAGATTCTTTATACTTCTCACACCAAACTTACATAAAAATCTTAAAATCTTGTAAGTAATTACTAAAAATAAAGCTATAAACATAAATCTCATAAAGGTACCCTTAAACAGCTTTTAAAATAGGTGTAGACCATTCATTTGAATTACTACTAAAAGTAAAGTC
Encoded proteins:
- a CDS encoding DUF228 domain-containing protein, translating into MSETITKLKEEYDKKVKEIQDLMKNPNRDPGLFSNNVDFRDKNLTFANSGGSITSKVDKLENYPVKGYPYKRGVKLSYEASDNTEPCVEAGGGTDLYGICIDIDDFTGIATVLPITNNFTGYLVVKQSSQSSINPGNKIKINTDGEVENNSSSGGVNGIALSKAFQVNTNLYIALVSICGNRGS
- the bdr gene encoding Bdr family repetitive protein, translating into MGLAQRVITQQMVIAELTKAGIKRDIAIDLSYRYYRNELTYKDIEFLKENFDIKLKHLEDGISSVKDELNTKIDTKFNELDKKIDTVESNFNLKLEKVEALLQSEIQRVETTLKSDIRDLDNKIDAVENNLNNKIDTKFNELDNKIDTVRSELKSDIKDLDNKIDTKFNELDNKIDTKFNELDNKIEKSTLEFKNTSKLHNWMFGTIITLTLGILLALLLK
- a CDS encoding DUF1357 family protein; protein product: MEKDSDVNTEEVVIQTNDNSSSDKFKRISQEEFEEYMQLKEKVTREDERVNKLSINDRIARELANAEDRERVEKQLLLEAEKINEIDQLAKAHLSKHFDKDTLLSKGYSLKEIMQAQRRELVRKFVPKEQIKAISKLDNFEHLDGEILEQLVSLAKVNISMRKRAASNIDSKRGDIISKIENRISLLDSGFSPVNFDEFNISVANAYKDRIHEFYNLKEKKTA
- a CDS encoding DUF228 domain-containing protein, which codes for MSNVTQLVQQYEEKANSIKKLMKNPISDAGVFSNKVDFRDKNLHFANQGGTVTSSKDKLENYPVKGYPYKRGVKLVVENPSTSNNNPHYEPHVEVGGENDLYGICSDIDEFTGIATVIPITNNFQGYLVAKQNSGIKRKDKVKFDTNGELEKDSSSNGKINAYALSDAISLDGTTNKICIVNVAIYGNKSR
- a CDS encoding DUF228 domain-containing protein, which encodes MTSKANPSKDELRSDHDTQTDFQMGDIDLSDTEDQELFKNLLQESQLQEDSTRSKRRSKRSTPILEETTEGKSLKEIILKLRKYFKSFDTQAAVFKAPTTFQDKNIRVDAISQSLSSSTDKLEEYPALGFPYKRAVKLKVETDTKKK
- a CDS encoding DUF603 domain-containing protein; the encoded protein is MSRIKKSLDDYVVYFREGKLNDARIAKELGVSRVNVGKMRRKWEEIKDDPEYINGTAKLTICEDTLNNILFHASQSTAQARDLKSQFSMAKSMLGLEFINSFSRYLELELKTHNYKIEELESQINNLYKKTLSKKVAHSEEESRELEELKLKLDELKRERELKKMSLCYKTMLKLKATDTDVRSKLQI
- a CDS encoding PBSX family phage terminase large subunit, which codes for MDIYKLPIFKEMQREYKRDFGIDIMDFIKPKALEVDFKGFESKYLTKKQLKVVRNIEKNNQSKIILSGGIASGKTFLACYLFLKILLTNRNVYKRNTNNFIIGNSQKSLEINVMSELEDIASMLKIPFRPKFSNTSYFEIDSLRVNLYGGDRASDFERFRGSNSALIYVNEATTLHKETLIECLKRLRVGMQAIIFDTNPDSPEHFFKLDYIDNTKIYSTYNFTTYDNELISRDFIKTQEEIYKDIPTYKARVLLGEWVSSCDAIFTNVNLTSKHEFISPIAYLDPAYSIGGDNTALCVLERVDQSYYAFIFQEKLPVGDPKMLNTIKTILTNLNVHKLYVEDRDNVSGHGNVTKIFLKLRVGMSHNFKIAPIKPISNKFTRIATLIEPFATSKLSIMDYSSKSAISDIYKYKGDGKSDDDSLDSLSASYMLLTLSMRTLKAHFTKIRFL
- a CDS encoding DUF261 domain-containing protein, which encodes MRITQNNPNLVSEVRQWGCYFLSLHYYVSVFKKLQFSVLDINRNYHNFVKSGCMRSNCYILNPCAVLRRFDISASVRWEGPAYRCLDGEFEISEVKIKNTPGYHFIATNLSSVLYDSLSLKERGREYNVTSKRVFRKI
- a CDS encoding anti-CBASS protein Acb1 family protein, with protein sequence MQTEIKGTNLYYFDEIKKRSNKICPLELYKYSLVFRNYIENPAEDALKNGIHLASLDNISESEIARLKRELKDALLNLIISYRFNGAGYILVLTRDELTELEEEVNSELPIGFKYLDFNLVKDLGIYDQYITYTVKEGNTSYSLVKIHKSRVIIFDNYDYILKRYIPCYSESFLLNIYLLEKIYTQIDKRIETHNFLFYKDEALVGLQDALSNATASLNSLTHRNNSNNGLFAGLFQRQRQDNNSISDLKSINDSLSREIERLKSSLNNEGIFYTSTTDASLEVIKYDLSYLKEALALVKAKIGADTKEPLTRSFNEQTKGLGNDGKGDRSNYYDFLKGIQEAVEIAVNIKLSRYFDLEMKFNSLVMLSEEERVDRDLKLIEFFGKYSELINKSVLSKDEISKLKEKLFSI
- a CDS encoding single-stranded DNA-binding protein, producing MSGRLTRNCEVIYTSNSFPILKFTLANNRGVKKNNCVKRQAQFFDCVIFGARAESLAALLKRGVQVVLSGALSYSSWNDKRTGEGKSKYSILVNDICVLNSSIKTQDINENKLEDEFYEDIPF
- a CDS encoding DUF228 domain-containing protein encodes the protein MLKKNDEVQVEVSDGNNMYGICVDIDPYTNVATILPITNNFTGYVIAQSSDSFKIGDKLDFNSNGEAVKSSNTSSVKINAIALSNKFTIQLTNDESKKSNDEYTLNLVKIALYGNKAIG
- a CDS encoding Mlp family lipoprotein, whose product is MKKFLTLVFTNIFFMYSCNGPKTDASLHGTKLHERNEHERNEHERNEADQIKITNDQMYNLLKRITKDTHKDVHYTVRNKLIEFFTWIESNPQKQKEIINAIAPIYDFLDKKRQKLASHMTFEEYIIDGASRLAYDNYNNQYGPHIDDDSYNNYNNYVSKLFNEIGAPILNLSKTNEETFEKVKKLLSEGRTDKYPHELLKGWD